DNA from Bradyrhizobium japonicum USDA 6:
ACGGCTGTCCGCCGAGCGGTTTCAACCGATGTATCTCATCACGCGCAAAGCGGATGATCGGGGCGCCTCGCCGGTCGCGCCCTGGATGCGAACGTTCGCAACATCACGCTCCCATCTGTCGAGATGCGCCTCGAATGCTTCCCAACTTGGGAAGGAATGACCGGCGATCGCGTTCTTCTTCACGTAGCCGACGCCATTCTCCGTCTCGCCCTTCGTGCGCGCCCGATACGTCTGCAAACAATCTCGGCGTCGACCGCCCGATGGCGCGCAGGCTC
Protein-coding regions in this window:
- a CDS encoding transposase, which codes for MADPHFPGHDRHRHALANKAPWHGVAVRVDLDGAIIADDVGQFTQGSERRLSAERFQPMYLITRKADDRGASPVAPWMRTFATSRSHLSRCASNASQLGKE